The following is a genomic window from Gossypium hirsutum isolate 1008001.06 unplaced genomic scaffold, Gossypium_hirsutum_v2.1 scaffold_1511, whole genome shotgun sequence.
aaatctgaggcaaacttttcttatatttcgttcaaagattcgtttggcgttcctagcgttctagttgtgtcaaccgtgttctttgtcgtacccaaacttatcactattcgtagtgtggtgttcaacataccgaggttcctatcttgttagatagtgggtcgaggtttcccttaccaaacctataaccgaactcaaaaggctaactcaacgggtcgataccatttcggtaattggttcttgaaagtccctttagtagttcaaacccgttctttcttctttacctaatcgaacctaaaccgaccaatttgttcataccattttTTATCCTTCCCTtttcgttcctaccattccattcgtacccctctttctactcgACTATACCTACAACTCAAATAatcctaacgtaacttctcgtagacgatcgggcaatctacatacgacttgactcttcccgagacggttcgtatcatctggtatcagagctacttaaAACGAGAAGCTTAGACGTTCGAAGCGGAGCATTCCCGAGGTAGGGTCagaaaaaaaagagtatagaaaaaaaaaatttgtataccgaagttttctcattttgattggtttgttgctgttattataaaagtaaaaatctacgcagccgaagaaaaaaaaatcgtgtacaaaagtgcttctattgtatttagtttgctgatatagtacaaaaaaagttatacaagtttgaaaaaaaaattccgaaaaaaaagtgatttatgcaattcaattgtTAGTTGATCGTCAAGCTTTGATTTGATATAGTTTCTGATCCATCTTCTATCCTACCCTTCCTAATACGCCACACTTTTAACCCAATTCCCTATTCTTTCAGCCTACCCAAAAACTGAATACATCAATCACTTGTTACTCCTTTTGAACCGACCACCTAGACCAAGGACTAAGCCTTAACGAatctgcttacgaaatcacgagaaaaggttaagagaggtaaaaggcaTGAGAGTTGTAAGTGTAATAGAGCGGAGGTAAAAGCCTAATTttgagtgtaaacacgagtgtgagaGAAACAACTTCTTTTCCTTTTCGAGAGATTGTGAGCTTTTGTCGTGAGGTTTACTTTAACAACGTTTTAATGTCACAAGAGTCAGATCACAACGTGGAAGATCGTCCGGCAAGACAACCCATTCGCAACGTCCCCGACTTAAACATGCAAGCCTTATTACGAGAAATGGAGCGACTCCTAGATCGAAGGCTCAATCCTATCGAAGACCGTTTGTTCCAAGTTGAAGTGAATGCCAATGTGAAAGAGTACCCGAGGGGGTTAGACCAAGACGGGAGAGGCCAAATCAGAATCGGGGAAGATGAAGGGTCCAAGACGATGAAGCAAATGACCTTAGTGATCTTGAAAGTGAACAAGAGTCTAATGCTAGTGATCGACGTAGGCAACACTGACAACGAGATCGAAGACGCGAAGATGATGATCTCAAGAACATTAAACTGTCTATTCCACCGTTTCAAGGTAGATCAGATCCGGAGGCCTATCTTGAGTGGGAAAAAAAGATAGAGTTGGTGTTCAATTGTCACAATTACTCCGAGAATAAAAAGGTGAAACTAGCAGCAATAGAGTTTTCGGACTACGCCATGATTTGGTGGGAACAACTGACCACTAGTCAGAGGCGTAACGGTGAACGTCCTATCTCTACATGGATCGAAATGAAGGCGGTGATGAGGCGACGATTTATCCCTGCGTACTACCACCTGGAGTTGCaccaaaaactccaaaatctcaCGCAAGGGTCCAAAAGTGTCGAGGattactacaaagagatggaaaTCGCGATGATTCGAGCGGATGTCCAAGAAGATCCTGAAGCAACGATGGCGCGATTCCTGGCTGGTCTAAATCGAGATATAGCAAACGTAGTGGAATTACAACACTACATTGAAGTggttgatatggtccatatggccatcaaGGTGGAAAGACAACTCAAGAGAAAAGGCCCAAGTCGAGGGTTTCCCACTTCCAACCCTTCAAAGTGGAGCCAAGGATCAAGTAAAGGACTTGCCAATCCTCGAGGGAAGGAGACCACGGTACCTCCAAAAACCAACAAGCCCATCGCCGAAATGAACAAAGGCAAGGCACCCAAATTGACATACAATCGAAATCaggatattaagtgttttaagtgtctCGAAAGAGGCCACATAGCAAGCCATTGCCCAAATCGAAGGACCATGGTATTGCGAGCCGATGGCGAGATCGAAACGGAGGATGAGGAGGAGAAAGAATTTGAATCGGCTTTTGAAGTCGAGGAGGACGTGGAACAACCCATGGAAGGAGAACTACTTGTTGTAAAACGAAGTCTAAGTCTCCAAGGCACGGAGAATAATCTACAACGAGAGAATATCTTCCACACTCGGTGCCAAGTCGGAAGCAAAGTCTGTAGCGTCATTATCGACGGAGGCAGCTGTACCAATGTAGCAAGTACCATGATGGTTGAAAGACTTGGTTTGCCTACTACCAAGCATCCGAGCCcctacaaacttcaatggctcaatgACGGAGGAGAGCTTAAGGTAACGAAGCAAGTACTTGTCTCTT
Proteins encoded in this region:
- the LOC121227721 gene encoding uncharacterized protein; the protein is MSTRAARGRGRGRGRGSARARSSSLGHMSTSDARVPPATEVESHDREVEGSHIVATGRGLSVDTTTPLELSAANEDPLELPVGPITRARAKRFKDATTALVDRVWGEIVAGLLESSWTKSDHNVEDRPARQPIRNVPDLNMQALLREMERLLDRRLNPIEDRLFQVEVNANVKEYPRGLDQDGRGQIRIGEDEGSKTMKQMTLVILKVNKSLMLVIDVGNTDNEIEDAKMMISRTLNCLFHRFKVKLAAIEFSDYAMIWWEQLTTSQRRNGERPISTWIEMKAVMRRRFIPAYYHLELHQKLQNLTQGSKSVEDYYKEMEIAMIRADVQEDPEATMARFLAGLNRDIANVVELQHYIEVVDMVHMAIKVERQLKRKGPSRGFPTSNPSKWSQGSSKGLANPRGKETTVPPKTNKPIAEMNKGKAPKLTYNRNQDIKCFKCLERGHIASHCPNRRTMVLRADGEIETEDEEEKEFESAFEVEEDVEQPMEGELLVVKRSLSLQGTENNLQRENIFHTRCQVGSKVCSVIIDGGSCTNVASTMMVERLGLPTTKHPSPYKLQWLNDGGELKVTKQVLVSFNIGKYSNEVLCDVVQMHAGHLLLGRPWQFDRRVQHDGYTNRYTFKFMGKNVTLAPLTPKQV